In Rhipicephalus microplus isolate Deutch F79 chromosome 9, USDA_Rmic, whole genome shotgun sequence, one genomic interval encodes:
- the LOC142771957 gene encoding uncharacterized protein LOC142771957 isoform X1, giving the protein MSPTANFSVWWYGCSKQCWCSRWHSVEPFRLGVLSWTKPHKTLDWHRHDLSWCLLRGPWRLDWSQRMVVSKFCSRPSTGMVRCSRFRPGRSMPPHPPPTSGGLSQGKTCAGVSCV; this is encoded by the exons GTGGTACGGCTGCAGCAAACAGTGTTGGTGCAGCAGGTGGCACAGTGTGGAGCCATTCAGACTCGGTGTATTGTCATGGACAAAACCACACAAGACCTTGGATTGGCACAG ACACGACCTCTCATGGTGCCTTCTCAGGGGCCCGTGGAGACTCGACTGGTCACAAAGAATGGTGGTATCCAAATTCTGCAGTAGGCCATCAACAGGGATGGTCAGATGCAGCAGATTCAG ACCCGGTCGCAGTATGCCACCGCACCCGCCACCCACGTCAGGCGGCCTCTCACAGGGGAAAACGTGTGCTGGAGTGTCCTGCGTGTGA
- the LOC142771957 gene encoding uncharacterized protein LOC142771957 isoform X2: MSSMGGAHVQGSTEFCRLPDLNKKRRVYLQSHPVVRLQQTVLVQQVAQCGAIQTRCIVMDKTTQDLGLAQTRPLMVPSQGPVETRLVTKNGGIQILQ; this comes from the exons ATGAGCTCGATGGGTGGAGCCCATGTTCAAGGCTCCACTGAGTTCTGCCGCCTGCCTGACCTGAACAAGAAGCGCAGGGTGTACCTCCAGTCACATCCG GTGGTACGGCTGCAGCAAACAGTGTTGGTGCAGCAGGTGGCACAGTGTGGAGCCATTCAGACTCGGTGTATTGTCATGGACAAAACCACACAAGACCTTGGATTGGCACAG ACACGACCTCTCATGGTGCCTTCTCAGGGGCCCGTGGAGACTCGACTGGTCACAAAGAATGGTGGTATCCAAATTCTGCAGTAG